One Telluria mixta DNA window includes the following coding sequences:
- a CDS encoding c-type cytochrome, with product MRRVLVLLLLLAGCSRHEGPVDGATVFKPCASCHQVGPNARGGFGPQLNGLFGRRAGSTPDFKYSDAMKASGIVWDERTLAAYLRDPDKMVPGTKMRFWGIHDEREMAALLAYLRTFQDAH from the coding sequence ATGCGACGGGTGCTCGTCCTGCTGCTTCTGCTAGCGGGCTGCTCGCGCCACGAGGGTCCGGTCGACGGCGCCACCGTCTTCAAGCCGTGCGCATCCTGCCACCAGGTCGGCCCCAACGCGCGCGGCGGCTTCGGACCGCAACTGAATGGCCTGTTCGGCCGGCGCGCGGGCAGCACACCCGATTTCAAGTATTCCGATGCGATGAAAGCGTCCGGCATCGTGTGGGACGAGCGCACGCTGGCCGCCTACCTGCGCGATCCGGACAAGATGGTGCCGGGCACGAAGATGCGCTTCTGGGGCATCCACGACGAGCGCGAGATGGCCGCGCTGCTGGCGTATTTGCGTACG